The sequence GATCCATCAGGTCGTAATGTGAGCCGTGGTATTGTGTTACTTGACCACGCAGAACGTGATGGCTTAGATGGCTTTATTACAATCACTGGCGGTAAGTTAATGACTTATCGTTTAATGGCTGAATGGGCGACCGACCTTGTTTGTAAAAAACTCAATAAAACGGCTCGTTGTGTAACAGCGGAGCAACCTCTACCTGGCTCTACTGAAAGTCGTCAAGAGACCAATCAAAAAGTCATTTCATTACCAAGTACTATTCGTTATTCTGCAGTGTATCGTCATGGTTCACGGGCTACTCGTTTGCTTGAAAAAGAACGTTTAGATCGTTCAATGGTTTGTGAATGTGAGGCTGTGACGGCAGGCGAAGTTCGCTATGCGATTGATGAACTGGGTGTAAATAACATTGTGGATTTACGTCGCCGTACTCGTGTTGGTATGGGTACTTGCCAAGCTGAGCTTTGTGCATGTCGTGCTGCTGGCTTAATGAACCGTTTTGAAGTGGCAACACCAACTCAATCAACTATTCAACTTTCTGCCTTTATGGAAGAACGCTGGAGAGGTATTGAGCCGATTGCTTGGGGTGAAGCTATTCGCGAAGCCGAATTTACATCTTGGATGTATGGTAGCGTATTAGGTTTAAATGATGTGAAACCGCTTGATGAACAAGCACAACAAGGGACGGATAGCAATGAATTTTGATGTAGCCATTATTGGCGGTGGTTTGGCGGGTTTAACCTGTGGCATCGCCCTTCAACAACGCGGCAAACGTTGCGTGATTATCAACAACGGTCAAGCAGCCATTGATTTTGCATCCGGCTCTTTAGATTTATTAAGCCGTATGCCATCAACTTCAAATGGAGAAGGTCGTGCGGTAGAAAATTTAAAAGAAAATATCACCGCACTTCGTAATGAATTACCTGCTCACCCTTATAGTTTATTGGGCGCAGAGAAAGTGCTTGCTAAAGCACAAGATTTTGAACGTTTAGCCAATGAATTAAATCTAGATTTAATTGGTTCTACGGAAAAGAACCATTGGCGTGTAACAGGCTTAGGCAGTTTACGTGGTGCGTGGCTTTCACCAAATAGTGTGCCAACCGTACAAGGCAAAGAAAGTTTTCCGCATAAACGTATTGCTGTGCTTGGTATCGAAGGTTATCACGATTTTCAACCGCAACTTTTAGCGGTAAATTTGGTGTTAAACCCACAATTTGAACATTGTGAGGTGACCAGTGGTTTCTTAAATATTCCACAATTAGACGAGCTTCGCAAAAATGCTCGTGAGTTCCGTAGTGTAAATATCTCTCAACTTCTAGAGCACAAACTTGCGTTCAATGATCTTGTTAAAGAAATCATTGAATCAGCGCAAGGCGCAGAAGCCGTATTTTTACCGGCTTGTTTTGGTTTAGAAAACCAAGAATTTATGACCGCACTTCGTGATGCAACTAAACTCGCATTATTTGAATTACCAACATTGCCACCATCATTACTCGGTATGCGTCAACGTATTCAATTACGCCGTAAATTTGAATCTCTTGACGGTTTAATGATTAACGGTGATAGTGCATTGAGTGCAACATTTGAAGGAAATCAAGTCCGTTGTATCAACACTCGCTTGCTCGAAGATGAAGAAATTACTGCAGATAATTTCGTACTCGCTTCAGGAAGTTTCTTCAGTAAAGGACTCATTTCTGAATTCGATAAAATTTATGAGCCAGTTTTTGAATCCGATATTATCGGTGTTGAAGGATTTAACGATAAAGATCGTTTCACTTGGACTGCTCATCGTTTTGCTCATCCACAACCTTATCAATCTGCTGGTGTGGCAATTAATGCTCAATGCCAAGTGCAAAAGAGCGGTCAATATTTAACGAATTTATATGCCGTCGGTAATGTGATTGGTGGGTTTAATGCGCTTGAGCTTGGTTGTGGTTCGGGTGTGGCTGTTGTAACTGCCTTGGCGGTTGCTGATGAAATCTTGGCGAAATAAGGGGGGAATAATATGGATAATAATATTCAACGACTCATTGATAGTGCAAAACAATCCCTTAATTCACCTGAAAGCCATAAATATATCGACGAAAGTTTTGAAAGCTGTATTAAATGTACGGCTTGTACCGCTGTTTGTCCGGTTTCACGTAACAATCCACTTTATCCCGGACCAAAACAATCTGGCCCAGATGGTGAGCGTTTACGCTTGAAATCGGCAGAACTTTACGATGAAGCACTTAAATATTGTACCAACTGTAAACGTTGTGAAGTGGCTTGCCCGTCAGATGTGAAAATCGGTGATTTAATTGTGCGTGCGCGTAATAATCACTTAGCGCAGTCTAAAAAACCGTTAATGAATAAATTGCGTGATGCGATTTTAAGTAACACTGATGTGATGGGGAAAATCAATACGCCATTAGCGCCGATTGTAAACACCATCACAAGCCTAAAAGCGACCAAATTTATGTTGGAAAAAACGCTTAAAATCAGTAAAGAACGTACTTTACCTAAATATGCGTTTGGTACGTTCCGTAGCTGGTATATGAAAAATGCGTTACAAGGCCAACAAAAATTTGAGCGTAAAGTCGCATATTATCATGGTTGTTATGTGAACTATAATAACCCGCAGCTTGGTAAAGAATTCCTTAAAGTGTTCAATGCGATGAACATTGGGGTGATGTTACTGGAAAAAGAAAAATGCTGTGGTTTACCATTAATGGTGAACGGTTTCCCTGAACGTGCCCGTAATATCGCACAGTTCAATACCGATTACATTGGAAAAATGGTAGATGAAAATGGACTAGATGTGATCAGTGAAGCATCAAGTTGTTCACTTAATCTGCGTGATGAATACCATCATATTTTAGGTATCGATAATGCTAAAGTCCGTCCGCATATTCATATGGTGACACCATTCTTATACCAACTTTTCAAAGAAGGTAAAACATTACCCTTGAAACCACTTAAACTTCGAGTGGCTTATCACACCGCTTGTCACGTAGATAAAGCAGGTTGGGCACCTTATACTTTGGAAGTATTGAAAAAAATTCCTGGTTTAGAAATCATTATGTTACCTAGCCAATGTTGTGGTATTGCTGGGACTTACGGTTTTAAATCAGAAAACTATGAGGTTTCACAATCTATTGGTAAAAACCTATTCGATAATATTAACGAAGGTGGGTTTGATTACGTCATATCTGAATGCCAAACCTGCAAATGGCAAATTGATATGTCATCCAATGTGACCTGTATTCACCCATTAACTTTACTCTGTATGTCGATGGATGCTTAATAATAAAAATGCACTTTGTAATTAAAGTGCATTTTTTATAAGTAGAAAAAAGTGCGGTAAATTTTATTTGTATCCAAAAAGCTAGACTAAACAAATCAACTATTGAGGTGAAGATTTTATTATGGATAAACATTACACAATCAAATTTAAAATAGGTTCTCCAACCAATTCTGAATAGGAAAATGAGAATCAGCAGATACTGCTAGTTTTTATAATAAATAAGATCAATGGTTCAAACCAAGGCTGGCGTATCAAATGGCGACTTATCGATGAATTCAACTGAAATTAAAAGGACTGAATTTGACATAATATCGTCATCAGTCCTTAATTAAATAGTCTAGGTTTGGGGGCAAATCAATTTACAGAATATTTGAAAATTTTTCTAACATTTCTTTTGGCCATACGCTTGATTGCACTTCACCGATATGTTTTTTACGAAGTAAAAGCATTGCTAAGCGAGATTGACCGATACCACCGCCGATAGTTAATGGTAATTTTCCGTTTAATAAATCTTGGTGCCAATCCATTTTTAAACGGTCTTCATCGCCCGTTAGGCCAACTTGTAAGCGTAATGCACTTTCATCTACGCGGATACCCATTGAGGAAAGTTCAAAGGCTTTACCTAATTGGTCGTTCCATACCAAAATATCGCCATTTAAGCCTTTATAGCCATTTTCAGATTCAGTTGTCCAGTCGTCATAGTCAGGCGCACGGCCATCATGAGGTTTTCCATCTGAAAGTTTGCCGCCAATCCCGATCAAGAATACTGCGCCGTATTCTTTACAAATTGCGTTTTCACGCTCTTTACTGCTTAAATCTGGATAGCTTTTTACTAAATCTTCACTATGCACAAAAGTAATGTGTTTTGGAAGAATAGAAGGAATATCAAAACGTGCCTCTACGGCTAATTCCGTTAAACGAATAGCACGATAAATAGAATTTACCGTTTCTTTTAAGTATGCAAAATTACGACGACCCTCAGGAATCACTTTTTCCCAGTCCCATTGATCCACATAAACAGAGTGCGTTGGATCAAGAGAATCTTCATCTGGTCGTAATGCTTTCATATGAACAAACAAGCCTTCGCCTTCTTTAAAGTTGAAGCGAGCAAGGGTGTGGCGTTTCCATTTTGCAAGAGAATGTACTACTTCAAATACGGCATTTGGAATACATTTCACGTTAACTTGAACGGCTTTTTCAATGCCAGATAAGTTATCTTGCATTCCGTTACCCACTTGGCTCAAAATTGGACCTTGCACTTCAATAATACCAAGTTGTTCAATAAGATTTTGCGTGAAAGTGTTCTTCACAAAGCTGATTTCTTGTTGTTGTAAAATAAATGTCTTTTTCATTTTGATAACCTTTTTTAATGAGGAATAATATTTTTGAGCATTATTCAATAAATTATGATTTTATTTCAAGTATTTTATTTACTTTCTTGTTCTGATTGAATAATATCTAATTCAGTGATGAAAAATTAAATAAAATCTAAAGGAGGTGATTTTATGCACAACATTGACAGTTTAGATCGGCAAATCTTACGTGTACTCACCAAAGATGCGAGAACTCCCTATGCCGAAATGGCTAAAAACTTTGGCGTCAGTCCGGGAACGATTCATGTGCGAGTAGAAAAAATGCGCCAATCGGGCATTATTGAAGGTACGAAGGTGATCATTGATGAGCGTAAATTAGGTTATGACGTATGCTGTTTTATCGGCATTATTCTAAAAAGCGCAAAAGATTATGAGAAAGTGATCAAAAAGCTAGAAAGTTTTGATGAAGTAGTTGAAGCCTATTATACAACGGGCAATTACTCCATTTTCTTAAAGGTGATGACACACACAATTGCAGAATTACATTCTGTTTTGGCGACCAAGATTCAGTTAATTGATGAAATTCAATCCACTGAAACCTTGATTTCAATGCAAAATCCAATTTTGCGAGATATTAAACCTTAAGAAAATAGAAAGTGCGGTGAAATTTTTATTCAAATTTATCCTGATGTTTAAATTTCAATAAATCTCTCCGCTCTTTTTTGTTTGGGCGACGATCTGGATGGGGCATGGAAAGCGAATTGTTTTTTCTTGCCCACGCGATTTCTTCTCTTTTTTTCACGCTACTTTCGGTTTCTTGATAGAGTAATTGTGCTTCTGGCGCACCTCGGCGTTGATCGCTTAAGGCGATAATTTTTATTTCTTTTTCTTCGTTTCCCTGGCGAAGTTTTAACATTGCGCCTACTTCCACAATTTTACTTACTTTCGCACGTTGATTGTTGTAATGCACTTTGCCACTTTCAATCATTGCTTTAGCAATGCTACGTGTTTTGTAGAATCGCGCAGCCCACAACCATTTATCTAATCTGACTTCTTTTTCTTCCATTTGTGAATTTCTCTTTTGCTATTTTGTGGTACAGTTTGTCCCAATCCTATCACAAAATAAAGGAAAACTTATGTTATCCGATTCATCCAAAAAATTACCTAAAATTCTTACCACACAAGTCGTTGCTAAGTCTCGTTTATTTGAAATTCAGTCTGTTGATTTGGCGTTTTCTAATGGGGAATTACGTACTTATGAGCGTTTCAAACCCGGTAATCAACAGGCTGTTATGATGGTTCCCATTGATGGGGATGATCTTTTATTGATTCGTGAGTATTCAGTTGGCACAGAACGTTATGAATTAGGATTTCCTAAAGGCGGCGTAGATAAAGATGAAGAACCGAAAGATGCAGCAAACCGTGAATTAAAGGAAGAATTGGGGCTGGGGGCCAATAAAATTGATTTCTTGCGTACGGTGATTACCAATCCAAGTTATATGCGTAGCGTTATGCATATTTTTGTTGCTCAGGATTTTTATCCTTGCCAGTTAGAAGGCGATGAGCCCGAACCATTAGAAATTGTTCGCTTTCCATTGTCAAAAATTGATGAATTACTTGCAGAACCCAATTTCAATGAAGCTAGAAATTTAACCGCACTTTATTCCTTGAAAGATTATTTAAGCCAAAAATAATGGGCTTAATTGAATATCGTTCTCTCATTTTCTCTTTTTTAAAAAGAGGAAAATCATGGTAGCCAGATGAACACAACCTGAGTTAGCCTTTTTCGCTTATCTATAAATAAAAAATCATTCAAATATTCCCCTTTTTATTAAATATTTTCTAACAAGCTCAAATTTCCCTTTAAAAAACTTGAAAAAATACTCGATTTTTGACAATGTTTAGGTGTTTTCTTTTTTTACTCGAGGAACATTTTTATGCATAACGAAAACTTAAAAGAATTGACCGTTCGAGGAATTATCCTCGGCGCATTGATTACAGTGATTTTCACTGCATCCAATGTGTATCTAGGTCTAAAAGTTGGGATGACATTCGCGTCATCTATTCCAGCGGCCGTCATTTCTATGGCTGTGCTCAAATTTTTCAAAGATTCCAGTATCCTTGAAAATAACATGGTGCAAACACAAGCATCTTCAGCGGGGACACTTTCTTCTGTGATCTTCGTCTTACCAGGCTTATTAATGATGGGCTACTGGCAAGACTTCCCGTTCTGGCAAACTATGTTGATTTGTGCTGCGGGTGGTACATTGGGCGTGTTATTCACCATTCCATTACGCCGTGCAATGGTGGTAAACAGTGATTTACCTTATCCTGAAGGTGTAGCTGCTGCAGAAATCTTAAAAGCAGGTAATCATGCAGATGGCGATAGCGGTGTGAAAGATATTGCTTACGGTGGTGTTTTAGCAGGATTAGTTGCATTTTTAACGAACGGTTTACGCGTGATGGCTGATGGTGCAAGCGCTTGGATTCAAACTGGTAAAGCGGCTTTCCAATTACCAATGGGCTTTTCACTTGCCTTACTTGGTGCGGGTTATTTAATTGGTATCGTAGGCGGTATTGCGATGTTAATCGGTGTTATTTTGACTTGGGGTGTGGCTGTGCCATATTTCACTATGTCAGGTGATATCGCGGCAGACGCAAGCTTAATTGATGCTGCAATGGTGGTTTGGAAAACGAAAGTGCGCTTTATTGGTGTAGGTACAATTGGTATTGCAGCGATTTGGACATTACTTATTTTAATGAAACCAATGATTGAAGGAATGGTACATTCTTTCCGTATGTTGAAAGGCGGGCAAGCTGAATCTGAGCACCGTGTTGATATCGACCTTTCTCCAAAAACAATGATTTATATCTTAATCGCGACAGTTGTGTTAATTGTTATTTCATTACACCACTTTATCGCGGCTGCACCGATTTCACCTGAGCTTTCCATTTTATTAGTGGTAGTCTGTACTTTCTTAGCTGTATTTATCGGCTTCTTTGTGGCAGCGGCTTCTGGTTATATGGCAGGTTTAGTGGGGTCATCTTCAAGCCCAATTTCTGGTATCGGGATTATTTCTGTTATCGTGATTTCATTGGTATTGGTGTCAATCGGTAATGCATCTGGTTTATTTGAAACCGTAGATGGTCAGAAATTTTTAACCGCACTTACACTCTTTACTGCGTCAATTGTATTAACCACCGCAACGATTTCTAACGATAACTTGCAAGATTTAAAAACGGGTTTATTAGTGGATGCGACGCCTTGGCGTCAACAAGTAGCCTTAATTATCGGCTGCTTTGTGGGTGCGCTTGTTATCGCGCCAGTATTAGAAATTTTATATCATGCGTATGGTTTCAGCGGTGCGTTACCACGTCCAGATATGGATCCTTCACAAGCCCTATCTGCACCTCAAGCAACATTAATGACCACCATTTCTCAAGGTATTTTCACAAATAAATTGGAATGGACTTATATTTTAACTGGTGTAGGTTTAGGTGCTGTGTTAATTACGATTGATGCATTCTTGAAAAAAGTCAGCAACAAAGTCTTTGGCTTGCCAGTTATTGCTGTGGGGATTGGTATTTATTTACCACCATCAATTAATATGCCTGTGATTGTCGGTGCATTCTTAGCGTGGATCATGACTCGTCATATTGCAAAACTTGGTAACAAAGAAGTGTCAGCTAAAGCAGAACGTTTCGGTACCCTTTTCTCTGCAGGTTTAATCGTAGGTGAAAGCTTAATGGGTGTGATTTTAGCATTCATTATTGCGGCTTCTGTTACCACCGGTGGTTCTGAAGCACCATTATCCTTAAATCTTGAAAACTGGGATGCTATTGGCGAGTGGTTGGGTTTAATCGTATTTATCGTGGGCATTGTGATTTTTGCATCTCGCGTATTACGTGCGAAAAAATCTGATTAATTCTTAAATTTATTTTAGAATAGGCTACCTTTTGGATAGCCTATTTTTTTATTATGAAATCTTATTTAAAAACACTTATTTTTTTCCCTCTGATTTTACAGGTAATCGTCACCGCACTTTTGATTTGGTTCGATGATGACTCAAGTGGCGTTATCGTTTCTTTTTCTAGTTATGCTCTCACGGCATTTCTTCTTGCCACCATTCCCGCATTTTTAACCGCACTTTTAGCTGCAAAATTCCGTTACACACGTTATAACATTGCTTCGATTGTATTCGTTTCATCGATCATTTCATTTGTTTACTGCAATATGGCATCTTATTTTTATTTGTTATTGCTCGGTGAACAAGAAACGTCCTTTTGGGGCTGGTTGACCGAAGGGGGATTATCCCTCGGCCTAATAAGCACATGCGGAATGGTATTTTATGCTCTGTTTGTGATGCCGTGGTTGCTACCAAAAACAAGAGAATAATTTTATGCTCACGCTAAACGAACACTTACTTAACCAAGTATTGCTAATTGCTTACCAAGCAGGTAAGCATTTGCAACAGTTTTATCAAAAACAGGTTCATGTTGAATTGAAAGAAGACAACACACCTGTGACGGAAGCGGATCTTTTTGTGAGCCAATTTTTAACAGAAAAATTGACCGCACTTTTCCCTAATGTCCCTGTTCTTTCGGAAGAAAATTGCCATATTTCCTTTAAAGAACGTAAAAATTGGAAAGAATATTGGTTGATTGATCCTCTTGATGGTACACAACAATTTATTAATCGTACCGATCAATTTTCTGTTTTGATAACCTTAGTTCGTAAAAATAAACCAGTGTTAAGCGTTATTCATGCGCCAGTTTTATCGACAACTTATTATGCAATGCGTGATTTCGGCACGTTTAAAAAACAACTCGATCAGGTAAAAAAACTTACTAAAAACACGACAAATTTTGACCGCCCTTTACGAATTGCGGTAGGTGCAACCACTTCACAAGAAAAAGTACGGTCGATTTTGCCGAAGGATTTTCCTTGTGAATTTGTTGTGGTTGGTTCAAGTAGCTTAAAAAGCGGTTTAGTGGCTGAAGGTGCAGTAGATTGTTATGTTCGTTTAGGACAAACTGGCGAATGGGATACCGCTGGCGCTGAAGTCCTACTGGGTGAAACTCATGGTGCTATTTTTGACTCTCATTTTGAGCCTTTAACCTATAACCAACGCGAAACCTTGATTAATCCGCATTTTGTTATGGTGGGCGATCAATCGCTCGATTGGCGTTCTATCTTTCAATTTAATTGATTGGTTCGATTGGTTTTTTTCTCTAGAATACGGCATTATTTTCGACATTACTCGGAATCTTATAAGGAATAATTATGCAAACTGATAATAACTGTATCGTCATTTTCGGCGCGTCTGGTGACTTAACTCACCGTAAACTCATTCCAGCTCTTTATAATCTCTATAAAATTGGACGTTTGAGTGAAAACTTTTCCGTTCTTGGTGTTGCACGTTCTGACTTGAACGATGAAACTTTCCGCGAAAAAATGCGTGAGGCGTTAATCCATAATGAAGAAACAACACCAGAAACCTTAGATGCTTTCTGTTCTCATCTTTATTACCAATCTGTGAATACTTCGGATGCTCAAGATTATGGCAAACTTGTTCCACGTTTAGACGAACTTCACGATAAATATCAAACCTGTGGTAACACGCTTTACTATATGTCCACTCCGCCAAGTCTTTATGGCGTGATTCCTGAGTGTTTGGCGGCACATGGTTTAAATACGGAAGAATATGGCTGGAAGCGTATTATTGTTGAAAAACCTTTTGGTTATGATGAAAAAACAGCACAAGCATTAGACGTACAAATCCACCGTTTCTTTGAAGAACATCAAATTTATCGTATCGACCATTATTTAGGTAAAGAAACCGTTCAAAACTTGCTCGTATTACGTTTCTCAAATGGTTGGTTTGAACCGCTTTGGAACCGAAATTTCATTGATTATGTAGAAATTACTGGTGCAGAATCTATTGGCGTGGAAGAGCGCGGTGGCTATTATGATGGTTCTGGTGCAATGCGAGATATGTTCCAAAACCATTTATTGCAAGTATTAGCGATGGTGGCAATGGAGCCGCCAGCAATTATTAATGCGAATTCAATGCGTGATGAAGTAGCAAAAGTGATGCATAGTTTGCGTCCATTAACTGCCGAAGATATGGAGCATAATCTCGTTTTAGGTCAATATACTGCGGCTGAAATTAACGGCAAAATGGAAAACGGCTATTTAGAAGAAAAAGGCGTGCCTGCAGATTCTCGCACTGAAACCTACATCGCATTGCGTTGTGAAATTGAAAACTGGCGTTGGGCTGGTGTGCCATTCTATGTTCGTACGGGTAAACGCTTACCAGCTCGCGTGACTGAAATTGTTATCCATTTTAAAACCACGCCACATCCTGTATTCAGCCAAAATGCACCAGAGAATAAATTGATTATTCGTATTCAACCTGATGAAGCGATTTCAATGCGTTTTGGTTTGAAAAAACCGGGTGCAGGTTTTGAAGCGAAAGAAGTATCAATGGATTTCCGTTATGCAGATTTGGCAGGCGCACAAGTATTAACCGCTTATGAACGCTTATTGTTGGATGCGATGAAAGGTGATGCAACCTTGTTTGCGCGTACCGATGCTGTGCATGCCGCATGGAAATTTGTGCAACCGATTTTAGATTACAAAGCGAATGGTGGTCGTATTCATGAATATGAAGCGGGTACTTGGGGCCCTGTTGCAGCTGATAAATTAATCGCAAAACAAGGCAAGGTTTGGCGTAAACCGACAGGTTTAATGAAGAAAAAAGTTTAATTCATCTAATGTAGGGGGGGG comes from Haemophilus haemolyticus and encodes:
- the glpB gene encoding glycerol-3-phosphate dehydrogenase subunit GlpB; translated protein: MNFDVAIIGGGLAGLTCGIALQQRGKRCVIINNGQAAIDFASGSLDLLSRMPSTSNGEGRAVENLKENITALRNELPAHPYSLLGAEKVLAKAQDFERLANELNLDLIGSTEKNHWRVTGLGSLRGAWLSPNSVPTVQGKESFPHKRIAVLGIEGYHDFQPQLLAVNLVLNPQFEHCEVTSGFLNIPQLDELRKNAREFRSVNISQLLEHKLAFNDLVKEIIESAQGAEAVFLPACFGLENQEFMTALRDATKLALFELPTLPPSLLGMRQRIQLRRKFESLDGLMINGDSALSATFEGNQVRCINTRLLEDEEITADNFVLASGSFFSKGLISEFDKIYEPVFESDIIGVEGFNDKDRFTWTAHRFAHPQPYQSAGVAINAQCQVQKSGQYLTNLYAVGNVIGGFNALELGCGSGVAVVTALAVADEILAK
- the glpC gene encoding anaerobic glycerol-3-phosphate dehydrogenase subunit GlpC, whose amino-acid sequence is MDNNIQRLIDSAKQSLNSPESHKYIDESFESCIKCTACTAVCPVSRNNPLYPGPKQSGPDGERLRLKSAELYDEALKYCTNCKRCEVACPSDVKIGDLIVRARNNHLAQSKKPLMNKLRDAILSNTDVMGKINTPLAPIVNTITSLKATKFMLEKTLKISKERTLPKYAFGTFRSWYMKNALQGQQKFERKVAYYHGCYVNYNNPQLGKEFLKVFNAMNIGVMLLEKEKCCGLPLMVNGFPERARNIAQFNTDYIGKMVDENGLDVISEASSCSLNLRDEYHHILGIDNAKVRPHIHMVTPFLYQLFKEGKTLPLKPLKLRVAYHTACHVDKAGWAPYTLEVLKKIPGLEIIMLPSQCCGIAGTYGFKSENYEVSQSIGKNLFDNINEGGFDYVISECQTCKWQIDMSSNVTCIHPLTLLCMSMDA
- the asnA gene encoding aspartate--ammonia ligase yields the protein MKKTFILQQQEISFVKNTFTQNLIEQLGIIEVQGPILSQVGNGMQDNLSGIEKAVQVNVKCIPNAVFEVVHSLAKWKRHTLARFNFKEGEGLFVHMKALRPDEDSLDPTHSVYVDQWDWEKVIPEGRRNFAYLKETVNSIYRAIRLTELAVEARFDIPSILPKHITFVHSEDLVKSYPDLSSKERENAICKEYGAVFLIGIGGKLSDGKPHDGRAPDYDDWTTESENGYKGLNGDILVWNDQLGKAFELSSMGIRVDESALRLQVGLTGDEDRLKMDWHQDLLNGKLPLTIGGGIGQSRLAMLLLRKKHIGEVQSSVWPKEMLEKFSNIL
- the asnC gene encoding transcriptional regulator AsnC produces the protein MHNIDSLDRQILRVLTKDARTPYAEMAKNFGVSPGTIHVRVEKMRQSGIIEGTKVIIDERKLGYDVCCFIGIILKSAKDYEKVIKKLESFDEVVEAYYTTGNYSIFLKVMTHTIAELHSVLATKIQLIDEIQSTETLISMQNPILRDIKP
- the hslR gene encoding ribosome-associated heat shock protein Hsp15 gives rise to the protein MEEKEVRLDKWLWAARFYKTRSIAKAMIESGKVHYNNQRAKVSKIVEVGAMLKLRQGNEEKEIKIIALSDQRRGAPEAQLLYQETESSVKKREEIAWARKNNSLSMPHPDRRPNKKERRDLLKFKHQDKFE
- the nudE gene encoding ADP compounds hydrolase NudE, with product MLSDSSKKLPKILTTQVVAKSRLFEIQSVDLAFSNGELRTYERFKPGNQQAVMMVPIDGDDLLLIREYSVGTERYELGFPKGGVDKDEEPKDAANRELKEELGLGANKIDFLRTVITNPSYMRSVMHIFVAQDFYPCQLEGDEPEPLEIVRFPLSKIDELLAEPNFNEARNLTALYSLKDYLSQK
- a CDS encoding OPT family oligopeptide transporter; translated protein: MHNENLKELTVRGIILGALITVIFTASNVYLGLKVGMTFASSIPAAVISMAVLKFFKDSSILENNMVQTQASSAGTLSSVIFVLPGLLMMGYWQDFPFWQTMLICAAGGTLGVLFTIPLRRAMVVNSDLPYPEGVAAAEILKAGNHADGDSGVKDIAYGGVLAGLVAFLTNGLRVMADGASAWIQTGKAAFQLPMGFSLALLGAGYLIGIVGGIAMLIGVILTWGVAVPYFTMSGDIAADASLIDAAMVVWKTKVRFIGVGTIGIAAIWTLLILMKPMIEGMVHSFRMLKGGQAESEHRVDIDLSPKTMIYILIATVVLIVISLHHFIAAAPISPELSILLVVVCTFLAVFIGFFVAAASGYMAGLVGSSSSPISGIGIISVIVISLVLVSIGNASGLFETVDGQKFLTALTLFTASIVLTTATISNDNLQDLKTGLLVDATPWRQQVALIIGCFVGALVIAPVLEILYHAYGFSGALPRPDMDPSQALSAPQATLMTTISQGIFTNKLEWTYILTGVGLGAVLITIDAFLKKVSNKVFGLPVIAVGIGIYLPPSINMPVIVGAFLAWIMTRHIAKLGNKEVSAKAERFGTLFSAGLIVGESLMGVILAFIIAASVTTGGSEAPLSLNLENWDAIGEWLGLIVFIVGIVIFASRVLRAKKSD
- the cysQ gene encoding 3'(2'),5'-bisphosphate nucleotidase CysQ, with protein sequence MLTLNEHLLNQVLLIAYQAGKHLQQFYQKQVHVELKEDNTPVTEADLFVSQFLTEKLTALFPNVPVLSEENCHISFKERKNWKEYWLIDPLDGTQQFINRTDQFSVLITLVRKNKPVLSVIHAPVLSTTYYAMRDFGTFKKQLDQVKKLTKNTTNFDRPLRIAVGATTSQEKVRSILPKDFPCEFVVVGSSSLKSGLVAEGAVDCYVRLGQTGEWDTAGAEVLLGETHGAIFDSHFEPLTYNQRETLINPHFVMVGDQSLDWRSIFQFN
- the zwf gene encoding glucose-6-phosphate dehydrogenase translates to MQTDNNCIVIFGASGDLTHRKLIPALYNLYKIGRLSENFSVLGVARSDLNDETFREKMREALIHNEETTPETLDAFCSHLYYQSVNTSDAQDYGKLVPRLDELHDKYQTCGNTLYYMSTPPSLYGVIPECLAAHGLNTEEYGWKRIIVEKPFGYDEKTAQALDVQIHRFFEEHQIYRIDHYLGKETVQNLLVLRFSNGWFEPLWNRNFIDYVEITGAESIGVEERGGYYDGSGAMRDMFQNHLLQVLAMVAMEPPAIINANSMRDEVAKVMHSLRPLTAEDMEHNLVLGQYTAAEINGKMENGYLEEKGVPADSRTETYIALRCEIENWRWAGVPFYVRTGKRLPARVTEIVIHFKTTPHPVFSQNAPENKLIIRIQPDEAISMRFGLKKPGAGFEAKEVSMDFRYADLAGAQVLTAYERLLLDAMKGDATLFARTDAVHAAWKFVQPILDYKANGGRIHEYEAGTWGPVAADKLIAKQGKVWRKPTGLMKKKV